One segment of Thioflexithrix psekupsensis DNA contains the following:
- a CDS encoding filamentous hemagglutinin N-terminal domain-containing protein: protein MKQQWHFSIYFLLLWQCNPLSPFQSVAHAQISTDGSLGQASLLTGPDYQIGAELGQQYGTHLFHSFQVFNINAGESVTFSGANELTDVIARITGGETSVINGQLRSTIPEADLYLLNPSGFLFGPQARLDVLGGFHVSTADYLRFADNSRFYAHLGEKSQFTTASLESFGFLGKSAYIDFVGSQLEVAPEHTLSVIGGEITAQSGGLLRSASGRLNIAATQGKGEVTPMADDLQLTTGNSLLLLNNSRLETDDFVPDSSREWGTAVAYIRAGDIVMENQAVIGGGTLIPEKIGQKIDIRADSLTLSGFSRILNISEQQGGRAGDMVLDVAEKIALSDGRNVNNAYQGTRLSASTFSGADGGNIVIKTKNLTVDNGARIESQTDRGVGVGGQILIHAEHVTVQGVSADGVRSRISTDSFSKQGGAAGAVQLEVENLELLEGGVVSSFSRSAGDGGMIYLKAKEKIQVRGATAGENPQPSAILATSEVQGHSGDIVIQAEDLYVLDGGQISTATGGLGQGGTISISLTGDLWLQGENAKGETSNINASGQYSPSFLSRFIPTEEQAGQSGDIIVTAKRLVMRGGAQISNTIETNGQAGDIVIRVDDNVSIVGKNSLTNSFSSISSDSGTDTSAGEGMAGNIVLVAYRLSLRDQAAITTKANTADGGSISITTNSLTTLRDSRISTSVGDSVGSGGNIVLNPLFLVLDNSPVIARAVGGPGGNIQIATLGVYRFPLETTSPIDASSQRNVDGVVSIRTPEINLSDGLVVLSSQFFSAEESLQPACYARLAEHLSSLVVKDREGFSTLGSRDLIPSGILPVGVVTSAISAAHADSVPETGMTGMLLAYADLAQLGCEREKM, encoded by the coding sequence ATGAAACAACAATGGCATTTCAGCATTTATTTTTTATTGCTATGGCAATGCAATCCATTAAGTCCATTTCAATCTGTCGCTCACGCGCAAATCAGTACCGATGGTAGTTTAGGCCAAGCGAGTCTGTTGACGGGGCCTGATTATCAGATCGGTGCAGAATTAGGACAACAGTATGGTACACATTTATTTCACAGCTTCCAAGTTTTTAATATCAATGCGGGAGAATCGGTTACATTTTCAGGGGCAAATGAATTAACCGATGTTATCGCTCGCATTACGGGAGGAGAAACTTCAGTGATTAATGGTCAATTACGCAGTACCATTCCTGAAGCTGATTTATATTTGCTTAATCCGTCGGGTTTTTTATTTGGGCCGCAAGCGCGTTTGGATGTGTTGGGTGGATTTCATGTCAGTACGGCGGATTATTTGCGTTTTGCGGATAATAGCCGTTTTTACGCCCATTTGGGAGAAAAAAGTCAATTCACCACGGCATCATTGGAGTCTTTTGGTTTCTTAGGAAAATCGGCTTATATTGACTTTGTCGGCAGTCAATTAGAAGTCGCACCAGAACACACTTTATCCGTGATTGGTGGCGAAATTACTGCCCAATCGGGTGGTTTATTGCGTTCTGCTTCGGGACGGTTAAATATTGCGGCGACGCAAGGAAAAGGTGAAGTCACGCCAATGGCTGATGATTTACAATTAACGACAGGTAATAGTTTGTTATTATTAAATAATAGCCGTTTGGAAACAGATGATTTTGTGCCAGATTCCAGCCGAGAATGGGGAACGGCGGTGGCTTATATTCGTGCTGGAGATATTGTTATGGAAAATCAAGCCGTTATTGGTGGTGGGACTTTGATTCCTGAGAAGATAGGGCAGAAAATTGATATTCGGGCAGATTCTTTAACTTTATCAGGTTTCAGTCGCATTTTAAATATTTCAGAACAGCAAGGCGGCCGTGCGGGCGATATGGTGCTGGATGTGGCTGAAAAGATTGCATTAAGCGATGGACGCAATGTGAATAATGCTTATCAAGGCACGCGCTTATCGGCTTCCACATTTAGCGGTGCGGATGGTGGAAATATTGTCATTAAAACCAAAAACTTAACCGTCGATAACGGCGCACGCATTGAATCACAAACAGATCGCGGTGTCGGTGTGGGCGGTCAAATTCTCATCCACGCCGAACACGTCACGGTACAAGGTGTCAGTGCCGACGGAGTACGTAGTCGAATCAGCACCGACAGTTTCTCTAAGCAAGGCGGTGCGGCAGGCGCAGTACAATTAGAAGTCGAGAATTTAGAATTACTAGAAGGGGGCGTGGTGAGTTCTTTTTCTCGCTCTGCGGGCGATGGTGGCATGATTTATTTGAAAGCTAAAGAAAAAATTCAAGTTCGCGGCGCAACCGCCGGCGAAAACCCACAGCCCAGTGCGATTTTAGCCACTTCTGAAGTGCAGGGTCACAGTGGTGATATTGTGATTCAGGCTGAGGATTTATACGTCTTAGATGGCGGCCAAATTTCTACGGCAACGGGTGGATTGGGGCAAGGCGGCACCATTAGTATTTCACTTACAGGTGATTTATGGTTACAAGGGGAAAATGCAAAAGGGGAAACAAGTAATATTAATGCCAGCGGTCAGTATTCTCCTTCATTTTTGAGTCGTTTTATTCCCACCGAAGAACAAGCGGGACAATCGGGTGATATTATCGTCACGGCGAAACGGCTGGTGATGCGTGGGGGCGCGCAAATAAGTAACACAATTGAAACCAACGGCCAAGCGGGTGATATTGTGATTCGGGTGGATGATAATGTGTCGATTGTGGGAAAAAATAGCCTAACTAATTCATTTAGCAGCATTAGTAGCGATTCGGGAACAGACACCAGCGCGGGCGAAGGCATGGCAGGAAATATTGTGTTAGTGGCTTATCGTCTTTCTTTGCGCGATCAAGCGGCTATCACCACCAAAGCCAACACCGCCGACGGTGGTAGTATTTCGATAACAACCAACAGTTTAACCACGTTACGCGACAGCCGAATTTCTACCAGTGTGGGCGACAGTGTGGGCAGTGGGGGAAATATTGTGTTAAATCCGTTATTTCTGGTGTTAGACAACAGTCCTGTGATTGCGCGAGCGGTGGGCGGCCCCGGCGGTAATATTCAAATTGCCACATTGGGCGTATATCGTTTTCCGCTTGAGACCACCTCACCGATTGATGCCAGTTCACAACGCAATGTGGATGGTGTCGTTTCCATTCGCACGCCTGAAATTAATTTAAGTGATGGATTAGTCGTGTTATCCAGCCAATTTTTCAGCGCGGAAGAGAGTTTACAACCTGCTTGTTATGCGCGATTGGCGGAACATTTAAGCAGTTTGGTGGTGAAAGACCGCGAGGGCTTTTCTACCTTAGGCAGTCGGGATTTAATTCCTAGCGGAATACTTCCTGTGGGCGTGGTGACTTCTGCTATTTCTGCCGCTCACGCCGATTCTGTACCGGAAACAGGTATGACAGGAATGTTGTTGGCGTATGCAGATTTAGCGCAATTGGGTTGTGAACGGGAAAAAATGTAA